One Capillibacterium thermochitinicola genomic region harbors:
- a CDS encoding M23 family metallopeptidase encodes MIVPNNKGKVNSINIPYFVFISFFIIMAVNIYYLVRYPFRISEIWELERHIYDLRQIIAKQDKELRRLDPCLKATQEMAGKLNASNRFFVDMELEYDRLRNNKKTGEKALTYREVYLPGYRLSSADQDYSKLELLNSNLSYLEEELAFTSSALDDLLTKYKTYDRQLDFIPTIWPLARDRRISSGFGYRRHPVHKQVIFHHGIDIPSRIGTPVRATAEGTVTIAGPRGGYGLLVEINHGNGYRTRYGHNSRLAVRVGQKVKKGQIIAYVGNTGTSTGPHVHYEVRLNNVPVDPTPYLN; translated from the coding sequence ATGATCGTCCCCAATAACAAGGGGAAGGTCAACTCGATAAACATCCCTTACTTTGTTTTTATCTCTTTCTTTATCATTATGGCGGTCAACATTTATTATCTTGTCCGTTATCCTTTCCGCATTTCGGAGATCTGGGAGCTGGAACGGCATATTTATGATTTACGCCAGATCATCGCCAAGCAGGACAAAGAACTGCGGCGGCTTGATCCTTGTCTGAAAGCAACCCAGGAGATGGCGGGCAAGTTAAACGCCTCCAACCGTTTCTTTGTTGATATGGAGTTGGAATATGACCGCCTGCGCAACAACAAAAAAACCGGGGAAAAAGCCCTGACGTACCGGGAAGTATATTTACCCGGTTACCGGCTGTCCAGTGCCGACCAGGATTACTCTAAATTAGAACTCTTAAACAGTAACTTAAGCTATCTTGAAGAAGAGCTTGCCTTCACCAGTTCCGCACTGGATGATCTATTAACCAAGTATAAAACATACGACCGTCAACTCGACTTCATCCCGACCATCTGGCCGCTGGCCCGTGACCGGCGGATCTCCTCCGGTTTTGGTTACCGACGGCACCCGGTTCATAAACAGGTCATATTCCACCACGGAATAGACATCCCGTCCCGGATCGGAACGCCGGTGCGGGCGACCGCCGAGGGAACGGTGACGATTGCGGGACCCCGGGGCGGCTATGGCCTTTTGGTTGAAATTAACCACGGCAACGGATACCGGACGCGATACGGGCATAACAGTCGACTGGCGGTCCGGGTTGGACAAAAAGTGAAAAAAGGACAGATCATTGCGTACGTCGGTAATACCGGGACCAGTACCGGACCCCACGTTCACTATGAGGTACGACTTAACAATGTTCCGGTAGACCCAACACCATATCTTAATTGA
- a CDS encoding bactofilin family protein yields MEGKNQIQTIIGKATTFRGTIGSTENIQIDGKHQGEIVTKGNLYISESGEVEGKVQADNLLLAGVLHGETKVNGKMEILATGKFQGEAEMSIFVVEEGARFQGECRQNKK; encoded by the coding sequence ATGGAAGGGAAAAATCAAATTCAGACGATCATCGGGAAGGCTACCACTTTTCGGGGGACGATTGGTTCGACGGAAAATATTCAGATTGATGGAAAGCACCAAGGGGAGATTGTTACGAAAGGAAACCTCTATATCTCGGAGTCGGGGGAAGTGGAAGGCAAAGTCCAGGCCGACAATCTTCTGCTCGCCGGTGTTCTTCATGGAGAGACAAAAGTAAATGGAAAGATGGAGATTTTAGCAACCGGAAAATTCCAAGGCGAGGCGGAAATGTCCATCTTCGTAGTGGAAGAAGGCGCCCGCTTCCAGGGCGAGTGCCGGCAAAACAAAAAATAG
- a CDS encoding M23 family metallopeptidase, protein MERVMKSPLRFSSRRRKKDRGYTLMVLPNKPEKVRSIYLPFVLIVIFFCLMGVNFYFLCRYPLRIAEIFRLEQEIINCKQIIARQEKELKMIDPAIRSTHEVGEMINVHNRLAMELENKYNEVRNISSRTRVSRGSSYRPFQLPQYKLSSADSELTKLYILNSNLDFLDEELSKTSAQLQDLYSRFSAYDRELDYTPTIYPLVQKGYITSYYGYRRDPVTGRVGAFHEGIDIAVRAGTPVRATADGTVVRASSYGTYGLFIEIKHGSYGYRTRYAHNSKILVREGQQVKKGDIIALVGSTGKSTGPHLHYEVLYNGKPVNPRNYLP, encoded by the coding sequence ATGGAACGGGTAATGAAATCGCCGCTGAGGTTTTCCTCCCGGCGCCGGAAAAAAGATCGAGGCTATACGTTGATGGTGCTCCCGAACAAACCGGAAAAGGTGAGGAGCATCTATCTTCCTTTTGTCCTTATTGTAATATTCTTTTGTTTAATGGGCGTAAACTTCTATTTTCTATGTCGTTATCCTTTGCGGATTGCCGAGATCTTCCGACTTGAACAGGAGATTATCAATTGCAAGCAGATCATTGCCCGTCAAGAAAAAGAATTGAAAATGATCGATCCGGCGATTCGATCAACCCATGAGGTCGGGGAGATGATTAATGTCCATAATCGACTGGCCATGGAGCTGGAGAACAAGTACAATGAAGTTCGGAACATCTCTTCACGGACGCGGGTCAGTCGGGGCAGTAGTTATCGTCCCTTCCAATTGCCCCAGTACAAGTTGTCCAGCGCCGATTCGGAGCTGACCAAACTATATATTCTCAACAGTAACCTGGACTTTCTGGATGAAGAGCTAAGCAAGACCAGTGCTCAACTGCAAGATCTGTATTCCCGTTTTAGTGCCTATGACCGGGAGCTGGATTATACCCCCACCATTTACCCGTTAGTGCAAAAAGGCTATATCACTTCTTATTATGGATACCGGCGGGATCCGGTCACCGGCCGGGTCGGTGCTTTCCATGAAGGGATCGATATTGCGGTACGGGCGGGGACGCCAGTGCGGGCGACCGCCGACGGAACGGTGGTACGCGCTTCTTCCTATGGTACATACGGGTTGTTTATCGAGATTAAACATGGCTCCTATGGGTACCGTACAAGGTATGCCCATAATAGTAAAATATTGGTTAGAGAAGGGCAGCAGGTGAAAAAGGGCGATATCATTGCCCTGGTTGGGAGTACGGGTAAAAGTACCGGTCCCCACCTTCATTACGAAGTTCTCTATAACGGTAAACCGGTTAATCCACGAAACTACCTGCCGTAA
- a CDS encoding bactofilin family protein, with amino-acid sequence MRKDKHEANNKGGSRKIDTLIGKDSAFTGNIESTGTIRIDGKFDGEIITKGDLVIGESGVVQGKIKAENITIAGKVQGEVEAAGKLELVPTGNLQGEAKMALLVVEEGAVFQGNCQQFSKDSKEKGKFLPIGTPAEQKGQANSGQTQR; translated from the coding sequence ATGAGAAAAGACAAGCATGAAGCAAACAACAAAGGTGGAAGCAGGAAAATTGACACTCTGATCGGAAAGGATTCCGCCTTTACAGGTAATATAGAATCCACGGGGACAATCCGGATTGACGGTAAGTTTGACGGCGAAATCATCACCAAAGGGGATTTGGTGATTGGGGAAAGTGGAGTAGTACAAGGGAAGATTAAAGCCGAAAACATCACTATTGCCGGTAAAGTCCAGGGTGAAGTAGAGGCCGCCGGCAAGTTGGAATTGGTTCCGACCGGGAACTTGCAAGGGGAAGCCAAAATGGCCTTGTTGGTGGTGGAAGAAGGCGCGGTCTTCCAAGGGAACTGTCAACAATTCAGCAAGGATAGTAAGGAAAAAGGGAAGTTTCTACCGATTGGAACCCCGGCGGAACAAAAAGGCCAAGCGAACAGCGGTCAGACCCAACGCTAA